The Hippocampus zosterae strain Florida chromosome 20, ASM2543408v3, whole genome shotgun sequence genome contains a region encoding:
- the LOC127593307 gene encoding uncharacterized protein LOC127593307 isoform X4 produces MEAESSNVHASYGLGLGGPKLPPGPAQGAPRACEPPDEARPEDPQQQSHQNHKPLFYFPPSQPYLPMQGLQWPLPMAVPVGYNPYYGYPPLGYGMPMIPHYQPNPYMETPTFIMPRSNLHLTDYRRMLNPYYYQAMAYRARRYRYQHSAPAKEVTSSEVQTEPLTSTRIASNPDSGNPGVLNVCPGENTQSGPPGVPPLLVQSDDKRTMEARTPPNGSFVIQTEELTIECCATPVGIQLLHSRENAEVSCGFPTDDGPGVPAEKTHQTCPDIILVESPGETILKLEEESKNHQDAPMGSVVQDMTAMNDLQLASRSVQSQIEQERPVWSIEDTLVPSTDSLTPTEESDGRLHLAEEAPPDEAQTGDTGPSVEDELVCEAEVCYSMEESPEREHKAESHLSPGLGSSHQEDKTQPRQEPHFQEHQDISFESLPTYLPSSSWRADFDRVYVSSRMPPAPKKQNQAMNRTDLEVPSRRRKLELDFRDQYSVRKPKERYKPKGKVDCQSLSDHECCLTRTFNENIFPLKTERLCTRCLAKAGPGHKRKAVPFQQCNQALMSTCDACKSHANKKHRRKGSVPDVGAPWRGRDTEAESSDNSSSRAGLKWRPDRWKRPLGSKQNWEKNYTCDETQPRQLVAWERRQQCPHGIRELDENLPVSPQDKRRHADQLYWTQKSWKTVTANPEGTRSPHLNKHKMSHSQGTHRKDTRC; encoded by the exons ATGGAGGCAGAGTCTTCAAACGTGCACGCTTCCTACGGTTTGGGCCTTGGCGGTCCAAAATTGCCACCTGGACCTGCACAAGGAGCTCCGCGGGCCTGCGAGCCTCCCGACGAGGCTCGTCCTGAGGATCCGCAACAGCAGAGCCATCAGAACCACAAGCCTCTCTTCTATTTTCCGCCCTCGCAGCCGTACCTGCCCATGCAGGGTCTTCAGTGGCCGCTCCCCATGGCAGTGCCGGTTGGCTACAACCCCTATTACGGCTACCCGCCTTTAG GTTACGGCATGCCAATGATTCCACACTACCAGCCCAATCCTTACATGGAGACTCCCACCTTCATCATGCCCCGCTCGAACCTCCACCTGACGGACTACAGGCGCATGTTGAACCCTTACTACTACCAGGCCATGGCCTACCGCGCCCGCAGGTACCGCTACCAGCACAGCGCACCGGCCAAAGAAGTCACCAGCAGTGAGGTCCAAACGGAACCGCTCACGAGTACTCGTATCGCCAGCAATCCAGATTCTGGCAATCCTGGGGTTCTCAATGTTTGTCCTGGTGAGAATACACAAAGCGGACCCCCCGGTGTGCCCCCCTTACTGGTGCAGAGTGATGACAAGCGCACTATGGAGGCGAGAACTCCTCCCAACGGAAGTTTCGTCATCCAGACGGAGGAGTTGACCATCGAGTGCTGCGCCACACCAGTTGGAATCCAACTTCTTCACTCTCGTGAGAACGCCGAGGTCTCCTGTGGCTTCCCCACGGACGACGGGCCGGGCGTTCCTGCAGAGAAGACGCACCAAACTTGCCCTGATATCATCTTGGTTGAGAGTCCCGGTGAGACGATTCTCAAGTTGGAGGAGGAGTCCAAGAACCATCAAGATGCCCCCATGGGATCTGTGGTTCAGGACATGACCGCCATGAACGATCTACAACTGGCCTCACGGAGTGTCCAATCTCAAATTGAGCAGGAGCGACCAGTGTGGTCAATAGAGGACACTTTGGTTCCCTCCACTGACTCGCTGACCCCCACGGAAGAATCAGATGGAAGGCTCCATCTGGCTGAAGAAGCGCCACCGGATGAGGCTCAGACGGGAGACACCGGTCCCTCTGTGGAGGATGAGCTGGTCTGTGAGGCAGAGGTGTGCTATAGTATGGAGGAATCTCCTGAGCGAGAGCACAAAGCAGAATCTCATCTTTCGCCCGGTTTAGGAAGTTCTCATCAGGAAGATAAAACGCAACCGAGGCAAGAACCACATTTCCAGGAGCATCAGGACATCTCGTTCGAGTCCTTACCCACGTACCTTCCCTCCAGTAGCTGGAGAGCAGACTTTGACAGGGTCTACGTTTCTAGCAGGATGCCACCCGCTCCCAAAAAGCAGAACCAAGCTATGAACCGGACCGATTTAGAGGTTCCCAGTCGGAGGAGAAAACTGGAGCTGGATTTCAGGGACCAGTATTCTGTGCGGAAGCCCAAGGAGAGGTACAAGCCCAAAGGCAAGGTGGATTGCCAAAGCCTCTCGGACCACGAGTGTTGCCTCACCAGAACCTTCAACGAAAACATATTCCCTCTAAAGACTGAACGACTTTGCACCAGATGTTTGGCCAAGGCCGGTCCGGGTCACAAAAGGAAGGCTGTCCCCTTCCAGCAGTGCAACCAGGCCTTGATGTCCACCTGCGACGCCTGCAAATCTCACGCCAACAAAAAACATCGGAGGAAAGGTTCCGTCCCCGATGTCGGGGCCCCATGGCGCGGACGCGACACGGAGGCCGAGTCTTCGGACAACAGCTCGAGTCGCGCAGGCCTCAAGTGGCGACCCGACAGGTGGAAGAGGCCGCTGGGCTCCAAGCAGAACTGGGAGAAGAACTACACGTGTGATGAAACGCAGCCTCGCCAACTTGTGGCTTGGGAGAGACGACAGCAGTGTCCCCACGGCATTCGAGAGCTGGACGAGAACTTGCCAGTGTCCCCGCAGGACAAACGGAGGCACGCTGACCAGCTTTACTGGACAC AGAAGTCATGGAAAACGGTCACAGCCAATCCCGAAGGCACGAGATCACCGCACttgaacaaacacaaaatgtcacATTCACAAG GAACTCACAGAAAAGACACTCGATGCTGA
- the LOC127593307 gene encoding uncharacterized protein LOC127593307 isoform X2 has protein sequence MEAESSNVHASYGLGLGGPKLPPGPAQGAPRACEPPDEARPEDPQQQSHQNHKPLFYFPPSQPYLPMQGLQWPLPMAVPVGYNPYYGYPPLGYGMPMIPHYQPNPYMETPTFIMPRSNLHLTDYRRMLNPYYYQAMAYRARRYRYQHSAPAKEVTSSEVQTEPLTSTRIASNPDSGNPGVLNVCPGENTQSGPPGVPPLLVQSDDKRTMEARTPPNGSFVIQTEELTIECCATPVGIQLLHSRENAEVSCGFPTDDGPGVPAEKTHQTCPDIILVESPGETILKLEEESKNHQDAPMGSVVQDMTAMNDLQLASRSVQSQIEQERPVWSIEDTLVPSTDSLTPTEESDGRLHLAEEAPPDEAQTGDTGPSVEDELVCEAEVCYSMEESPEREHKAESHLSPGLGSSHQEDKTQPRQEPHFQEHQDISFESLPTYLPSSSWRADFDRVYVSSRMPPAPKKQNQAMNRTDLEVPSRRRKLELDFRDQYSVRKPKERYKPKGKVDCQSLSDHECCLTRTFNENIFPLKTERLCTRCLAKAGPGHKRKAVPFQQCNQALMSTCDACKSHANKKHRRKGSVPDVGAPWRGRDTEAESSDNSSSRAGLKWRPDRWKRPLGSKQNWEKNYTCDETQPRQLVAWERRQQCPHGIRELDENLPVSPQDKRRHADQLYWTRRWQTEKSWKTVTANPEGTRSPHLNKHKMSHSQGTHRKDTRC, from the exons ATGGAGGCAGAGTCTTCAAACGTGCACGCTTCCTACGGTTTGGGCCTTGGCGGTCCAAAATTGCCACCTGGACCTGCACAAGGAGCTCCGCGGGCCTGCGAGCCTCCCGACGAGGCTCGTCCTGAGGATCCGCAACAGCAGAGCCATCAGAACCACAAGCCTCTCTTCTATTTTCCGCCCTCGCAGCCGTACCTGCCCATGCAGGGTCTTCAGTGGCCGCTCCCCATGGCAGTGCCGGTTGGCTACAACCCCTATTACGGCTACCCGCCTTTAG GTTACGGCATGCCAATGATTCCACACTACCAGCCCAATCCTTACATGGAGACTCCCACCTTCATCATGCCCCGCTCGAACCTCCACCTGACGGACTACAGGCGCATGTTGAACCCTTACTACTACCAGGCCATGGCCTACCGCGCCCGCAGGTACCGCTACCAGCACAGCGCACCGGCCAAAGAAGTCACCAGCAGTGAGGTCCAAACGGAACCGCTCACGAGTACTCGTATCGCCAGCAATCCAGATTCTGGCAATCCTGGGGTTCTCAATGTTTGTCCTGGTGAGAATACACAAAGCGGACCCCCCGGTGTGCCCCCCTTACTGGTGCAGAGTGATGACAAGCGCACTATGGAGGCGAGAACTCCTCCCAACGGAAGTTTCGTCATCCAGACGGAGGAGTTGACCATCGAGTGCTGCGCCACACCAGTTGGAATCCAACTTCTTCACTCTCGTGAGAACGCCGAGGTCTCCTGTGGCTTCCCCACGGACGACGGGCCGGGCGTTCCTGCAGAGAAGACGCACCAAACTTGCCCTGATATCATCTTGGTTGAGAGTCCCGGTGAGACGATTCTCAAGTTGGAGGAGGAGTCCAAGAACCATCAAGATGCCCCCATGGGATCTGTGGTTCAGGACATGACCGCCATGAACGATCTACAACTGGCCTCACGGAGTGTCCAATCTCAAATTGAGCAGGAGCGACCAGTGTGGTCAATAGAGGACACTTTGGTTCCCTCCACTGACTCGCTGACCCCCACGGAAGAATCAGATGGAAGGCTCCATCTGGCTGAAGAAGCGCCACCGGATGAGGCTCAGACGGGAGACACCGGTCCCTCTGTGGAGGATGAGCTGGTCTGTGAGGCAGAGGTGTGCTATAGTATGGAGGAATCTCCTGAGCGAGAGCACAAAGCAGAATCTCATCTTTCGCCCGGTTTAGGAAGTTCTCATCAGGAAGATAAAACGCAACCGAGGCAAGAACCACATTTCCAGGAGCATCAGGACATCTCGTTCGAGTCCTTACCCACGTACCTTCCCTCCAGTAGCTGGAGAGCAGACTTTGACAGGGTCTACGTTTCTAGCAGGATGCCACCCGCTCCCAAAAAGCAGAACCAAGCTATGAACCGGACCGATTTAGAGGTTCCCAGTCGGAGGAGAAAACTGGAGCTGGATTTCAGGGACCAGTATTCTGTGCGGAAGCCCAAGGAGAGGTACAAGCCCAAAGGCAAGGTGGATTGCCAAAGCCTCTCGGACCACGAGTGTTGCCTCACCAGAACCTTCAACGAAAACATATTCCCTCTAAAGACTGAACGACTTTGCACCAGATGTTTGGCCAAGGCCGGTCCGGGTCACAAAAGGAAGGCTGTCCCCTTCCAGCAGTGCAACCAGGCCTTGATGTCCACCTGCGACGCCTGCAAATCTCACGCCAACAAAAAACATCGGAGGAAAGGTTCCGTCCCCGATGTCGGGGCCCCATGGCGCGGACGCGACACGGAGGCCGAGTCTTCGGACAACAGCTCGAGTCGCGCAGGCCTCAAGTGGCGACCCGACAGGTGGAAGAGGCCGCTGGGCTCCAAGCAGAACTGGGAGAAGAACTACACGTGTGATGAAACGCAGCCTCGCCAACTTGTGGCTTGGGAGAGACGACAGCAGTGTCCCCACGGCATTCGAGAGCTGGACGAGAACTTGCCAGTGTCCCCGCAGGACAAACGGAGGCACGCTGACCAGCTTTACTGGACACGTAGGTGGCAAACAG AGAAGTCATGGAAAACGGTCACAGCCAATCCCGAAGGCACGAGATCACCGCACttgaacaaacacaaaatgtcacATTCACAAG GAACTCACAGAAAAGACACTCGATGCTGA
- the LOC127593307 gene encoding uncharacterized protein LOC127593307 isoform X1 gives MEAESSNVHASYGLGLGGPKLPPGPAQGAPRACEPPDEARPEDPQQQSHQNHKPLFYFPPSQPYLPMQGLQWPLPMAVPVGYNPYYGYPPLGYGMPMIPHYQPNPYMETPTFIMPRSNLHLTDYRRMLNPYYYQAMAYRARRYRYQHSAPAKEVTSSEVQTEPLTSTRIASNPDSGNPGVLNVCPGENTQSGPPGVPPLLVQSDDKRTMEARTPPNGSFVIQTEELTIECCATPVGIQLLHSRENAEVSCGFPTDDGPGVPAEKTHQTCPDIILVESPGETILKLEEESKNHQDAPMGSVVQDMTAMNDLQLASRSVQSQIEQERPVWSIEDTLVPSTDSLTPTEESDGRLHLAEEAPPDEAQTGDTGPSVEDELVCEAEVCYSMEESPEREHKAESHLSPGLGSSHQEDKTQPRQEPHFQEHQDISFESLPTYLPSSSWRADFDRVYVSSRMPPAPKKQNQAMNRTDLEVPSRRRKLELDFRDQYSVRKPKERYKPKGKVDCQSLSDHECCLTRTFNENIFPLKTERLCTRCLAKAGPGHKRKAVPFQQCNQALMSTCDACKSHANKKHRRKGSVPDVGAPWRGRDTEAESSDNSSSRAGLKWRPDRWKRPLGSKQNWEKNYTCDETQPRQLVAWERRQQCPHGIRELDENLPVSPQDKRRHADQLYWTRRWQTAEKSWKTVTANPEGTRSPHLNKHKMSHSQGTHRKDTRC, from the exons ATGGAGGCAGAGTCTTCAAACGTGCACGCTTCCTACGGTTTGGGCCTTGGCGGTCCAAAATTGCCACCTGGACCTGCACAAGGAGCTCCGCGGGCCTGCGAGCCTCCCGACGAGGCTCGTCCTGAGGATCCGCAACAGCAGAGCCATCAGAACCACAAGCCTCTCTTCTATTTTCCGCCCTCGCAGCCGTACCTGCCCATGCAGGGTCTTCAGTGGCCGCTCCCCATGGCAGTGCCGGTTGGCTACAACCCCTATTACGGCTACCCGCCTTTAG GTTACGGCATGCCAATGATTCCACACTACCAGCCCAATCCTTACATGGAGACTCCCACCTTCATCATGCCCCGCTCGAACCTCCACCTGACGGACTACAGGCGCATGTTGAACCCTTACTACTACCAGGCCATGGCCTACCGCGCCCGCAGGTACCGCTACCAGCACAGCGCACCGGCCAAAGAAGTCACCAGCAGTGAGGTCCAAACGGAACCGCTCACGAGTACTCGTATCGCCAGCAATCCAGATTCTGGCAATCCTGGGGTTCTCAATGTTTGTCCTGGTGAGAATACACAAAGCGGACCCCCCGGTGTGCCCCCCTTACTGGTGCAGAGTGATGACAAGCGCACTATGGAGGCGAGAACTCCTCCCAACGGAAGTTTCGTCATCCAGACGGAGGAGTTGACCATCGAGTGCTGCGCCACACCAGTTGGAATCCAACTTCTTCACTCTCGTGAGAACGCCGAGGTCTCCTGTGGCTTCCCCACGGACGACGGGCCGGGCGTTCCTGCAGAGAAGACGCACCAAACTTGCCCTGATATCATCTTGGTTGAGAGTCCCGGTGAGACGATTCTCAAGTTGGAGGAGGAGTCCAAGAACCATCAAGATGCCCCCATGGGATCTGTGGTTCAGGACATGACCGCCATGAACGATCTACAACTGGCCTCACGGAGTGTCCAATCTCAAATTGAGCAGGAGCGACCAGTGTGGTCAATAGAGGACACTTTGGTTCCCTCCACTGACTCGCTGACCCCCACGGAAGAATCAGATGGAAGGCTCCATCTGGCTGAAGAAGCGCCACCGGATGAGGCTCAGACGGGAGACACCGGTCCCTCTGTGGAGGATGAGCTGGTCTGTGAGGCAGAGGTGTGCTATAGTATGGAGGAATCTCCTGAGCGAGAGCACAAAGCAGAATCTCATCTTTCGCCCGGTTTAGGAAGTTCTCATCAGGAAGATAAAACGCAACCGAGGCAAGAACCACATTTCCAGGAGCATCAGGACATCTCGTTCGAGTCCTTACCCACGTACCTTCCCTCCAGTAGCTGGAGAGCAGACTTTGACAGGGTCTACGTTTCTAGCAGGATGCCACCCGCTCCCAAAAAGCAGAACCAAGCTATGAACCGGACCGATTTAGAGGTTCCCAGTCGGAGGAGAAAACTGGAGCTGGATTTCAGGGACCAGTATTCTGTGCGGAAGCCCAAGGAGAGGTACAAGCCCAAAGGCAAGGTGGATTGCCAAAGCCTCTCGGACCACGAGTGTTGCCTCACCAGAACCTTCAACGAAAACATATTCCCTCTAAAGACTGAACGACTTTGCACCAGATGTTTGGCCAAGGCCGGTCCGGGTCACAAAAGGAAGGCTGTCCCCTTCCAGCAGTGCAACCAGGCCTTGATGTCCACCTGCGACGCCTGCAAATCTCACGCCAACAAAAAACATCGGAGGAAAGGTTCCGTCCCCGATGTCGGGGCCCCATGGCGCGGACGCGACACGGAGGCCGAGTCTTCGGACAACAGCTCGAGTCGCGCAGGCCTCAAGTGGCGACCCGACAGGTGGAAGAGGCCGCTGGGCTCCAAGCAGAACTGGGAGAAGAACTACACGTGTGATGAAACGCAGCCTCGCCAACTTGTGGCTTGGGAGAGACGACAGCAGTGTCCCCACGGCATTCGAGAGCTGGACGAGAACTTGCCAGTGTCCCCGCAGGACAAACGGAGGCACGCTGACCAGCTTTACTGGACACGTAGGTGGCAAACAG CAGAGAAGTCATGGAAAACGGTCACAGCCAATCCCGAAGGCACGAGATCACCGCACttgaacaaacacaaaatgtcacATTCACAAG GAACTCACAGAAAAGACACTCGATGCTGA
- the LOC127593307 gene encoding uncharacterized protein LOC127593307 isoform X3 — MEAESSNVHASYGLGLGGPKLPPGPAQGAPRACEPPDEARPEDPQQQSHQNHKPLFYFPPSQPYLPMQGLQWPLPMAVPVGYNPYYGYPPLGYGMPMIPHYQPNPYMETPTFIMPRSNLHLTDYRRMLNPYYYQAMAYRARRYRYQHSAPAKEVTSSEVQTEPLTSTRIASNPDSGNPGVLNVCPGENTQSGPPGVPPLLVQSDDKRTMEARTPPNGSFVIQTEELTIECCATPVGIQLLHSRENAEVSCGFPTDDGPGVPAEKTHQTCPDIILVESPGETILKLEEESKNHQDAPMGSVVQDMTAMNDLQLASRSVQSQIEQERPVWSIEDTLVPSTDSLTPTEESDGRLHLAEEAPPDEAQTGDTGPSVEDELVCEAEVCYSMEESPEREHKAESHLSPGLGSSHQEDKTQPRQEPHFQEHQDISFESLPTYLPSSSWRADFDRVYVSSRMPPAPKKQNQAMNRTDLEVPSRRRKLELDFRDQYSVRKPKERYKPKGKVDCQSLSDHECCLTRTFNENIFPLKTERLCTRCLAKAGPGHKRKAVPFQQCNQALMSTCDACKSHANKKHRRKGSVPDVGAPWRGRDTEAESSDNSSSRAGLKWRPDRWKRPLGSKQNWEKNYTCDETQPRQLVAWERRQQCPHGIRELDENLPVSPQDKRRHADQLYWTPEKSWKTVTANPEGTRSPHLNKHKMSHSQGTHRKDTRC, encoded by the exons ATGGAGGCAGAGTCTTCAAACGTGCACGCTTCCTACGGTTTGGGCCTTGGCGGTCCAAAATTGCCACCTGGACCTGCACAAGGAGCTCCGCGGGCCTGCGAGCCTCCCGACGAGGCTCGTCCTGAGGATCCGCAACAGCAGAGCCATCAGAACCACAAGCCTCTCTTCTATTTTCCGCCCTCGCAGCCGTACCTGCCCATGCAGGGTCTTCAGTGGCCGCTCCCCATGGCAGTGCCGGTTGGCTACAACCCCTATTACGGCTACCCGCCTTTAG GTTACGGCATGCCAATGATTCCACACTACCAGCCCAATCCTTACATGGAGACTCCCACCTTCATCATGCCCCGCTCGAACCTCCACCTGACGGACTACAGGCGCATGTTGAACCCTTACTACTACCAGGCCATGGCCTACCGCGCCCGCAGGTACCGCTACCAGCACAGCGCACCGGCCAAAGAAGTCACCAGCAGTGAGGTCCAAACGGAACCGCTCACGAGTACTCGTATCGCCAGCAATCCAGATTCTGGCAATCCTGGGGTTCTCAATGTTTGTCCTGGTGAGAATACACAAAGCGGACCCCCCGGTGTGCCCCCCTTACTGGTGCAGAGTGATGACAAGCGCACTATGGAGGCGAGAACTCCTCCCAACGGAAGTTTCGTCATCCAGACGGAGGAGTTGACCATCGAGTGCTGCGCCACACCAGTTGGAATCCAACTTCTTCACTCTCGTGAGAACGCCGAGGTCTCCTGTGGCTTCCCCACGGACGACGGGCCGGGCGTTCCTGCAGAGAAGACGCACCAAACTTGCCCTGATATCATCTTGGTTGAGAGTCCCGGTGAGACGATTCTCAAGTTGGAGGAGGAGTCCAAGAACCATCAAGATGCCCCCATGGGATCTGTGGTTCAGGACATGACCGCCATGAACGATCTACAACTGGCCTCACGGAGTGTCCAATCTCAAATTGAGCAGGAGCGACCAGTGTGGTCAATAGAGGACACTTTGGTTCCCTCCACTGACTCGCTGACCCCCACGGAAGAATCAGATGGAAGGCTCCATCTGGCTGAAGAAGCGCCACCGGATGAGGCTCAGACGGGAGACACCGGTCCCTCTGTGGAGGATGAGCTGGTCTGTGAGGCAGAGGTGTGCTATAGTATGGAGGAATCTCCTGAGCGAGAGCACAAAGCAGAATCTCATCTTTCGCCCGGTTTAGGAAGTTCTCATCAGGAAGATAAAACGCAACCGAGGCAAGAACCACATTTCCAGGAGCATCAGGACATCTCGTTCGAGTCCTTACCCACGTACCTTCCCTCCAGTAGCTGGAGAGCAGACTTTGACAGGGTCTACGTTTCTAGCAGGATGCCACCCGCTCCCAAAAAGCAGAACCAAGCTATGAACCGGACCGATTTAGAGGTTCCCAGTCGGAGGAGAAAACTGGAGCTGGATTTCAGGGACCAGTATTCTGTGCGGAAGCCCAAGGAGAGGTACAAGCCCAAAGGCAAGGTGGATTGCCAAAGCCTCTCGGACCACGAGTGTTGCCTCACCAGAACCTTCAACGAAAACATATTCCCTCTAAAGACTGAACGACTTTGCACCAGATGTTTGGCCAAGGCCGGTCCGGGTCACAAAAGGAAGGCTGTCCCCTTCCAGCAGTGCAACCAGGCCTTGATGTCCACCTGCGACGCCTGCAAATCTCACGCCAACAAAAAACATCGGAGGAAAGGTTCCGTCCCCGATGTCGGGGCCCCATGGCGCGGACGCGACACGGAGGCCGAGTCTTCGGACAACAGCTCGAGTCGCGCAGGCCTCAAGTGGCGACCCGACAGGTGGAAGAGGCCGCTGGGCTCCAAGCAGAACTGGGAGAAGAACTACACGTGTGATGAAACGCAGCCTCGCCAACTTGTGGCTTGGGAGAGACGACAGCAGTGTCCCCACGGCATTCGAGAGCTGGACGAGAACTTGCCAGTGTCCCCGCAGGACAAACGGAGGCACGCTGACCAGCTTTACTGGACAC CAGAGAAGTCATGGAAAACGGTCACAGCCAATCCCGAAGGCACGAGATCACCGCACttgaacaaacacaaaatgtcacATTCACAAG GAACTCACAGAAAAGACACTCGATGCTGA